In a single window of the Tigriopus californicus strain San Diego chromosome 2, Tcal_SD_v2.1, whole genome shotgun sequence genome:
- the LOC131893519 gene encoding FUN14 domain-containing protein 1A-like gives MVKDLAKRPASQQIAVSATGGWITGYLTMKVGKMAATVFGGSLILLQIASHKGYIKIDWNRMGSESRSISDRVRQNLRFQSRSGFERFCDFASENAPIAGGFTGGFFLGIASS, from the coding sequence ATGGTCAAGGATCTGGCCAAGCGACCGGCTTCCCAGCAGATCGCCGTGAGTGCGACCGGTGGGTGGATCACGGGCTATCTCACCATGAAAGTGGGCAAGATGGCGGCCACCGTGTTCGGCGGGTCTCTGATCCTCCTACAGATTGCTAGTCATAAAGGCTACATCAAAATCGATTGGAATCGCATGGGATCTGAATCGCGCTCCATTTCGGATCGTGTCCGTCAAAACTTGCGCTTCCAAAGTCGTTCGGGATTTGAGCGATTTTGCGATTTCGCCTCTGAAAACGCCCCCATTGCAGGTGGATTCACCGGCGGATTTTTCCTCGGAATCGCTTCCTCGTAG
- the LOC131893410 gene encoding prenylcysteine oxidase 1-like (The sequence of the model RefSeq protein was modified relative to this genomic sequence to represent the inferred CDS: added 36 bases not found in genome assembly) encodes MLCPKVWILASLGCFLASPVQPQQPKSRGPLRVAIIGGGIGGTSCAHALRQGLGSNLSLTLFEMGEVGGRLATIEMAGHEYESGGSIIHSQNREMATFVKTLGLKATKKAGRLDHWSMSTFSLFNERQEVLFQLTEWTYFQNIQMILRYGLLSLYKMSAFISELLTNFTKIYPILDAGIGFSSTAEMLKHMETRSISSASLLNATSWSLDEAMRAQGMDPLLIHEIATAAVRVNYGQLPSDLHSLVGGVALAGAEGNLWSISGGNKQVPALLLERSQAEFVSAKVDLVKLNADGSFKVEYRNRMDDNVPYLWKEGGVGESVTELEAENMDGTFDVVVLATPLTNDKKQLEFQGFPRAFEFPGRYHRCVTTFVHGRLRSKYFDTNNINLVSPSNFYVSGDSKINSISLLVPVNYSFGMKIPEVWKIFSQTPLTDDDLNDIFRTREDIKIVDWLAYPEYTAHYQPDQLGNFTLHPGLFYINAIEWAASAMEMSALGGKNVANLILKQILKKPKKHETRYDEL; translated from the exons GGGTGTTTCCTGGCCTCTCCAGTTCAACCTCAACAGCCAAAGTCAAGGGGGCCTCTCAGAGTAG CCATCATTGGGGGAGGCATTGGTGGGACCTCGTGTGCCCACGCCCTACGCCAAGGGCTGGGCTCCAATTTGAGTCTAACGCTCTTTGAAATGGGCGAAGTGGGCGGGCGACTAGCCACAATTGAAATGGCCGGGCATGAATACGAATCCGGAGGGTCCATTATCCACAGTCAGAACCGTGAAATGGCCACATTCGTCAAAACATTGG GACTAAAAGCCACGAAGAAAGCGGGTCGTTTGGATCATTGGTCCATGTCCACCTTCAGCCTCTTCAACGAGAGACAGGAGGTTCTCTTTCAACTCACAGAATGGACTTACTTTCAAAACATCCAGATGATCCTCCGATATGGTCTGCTCAGTCTCTACAAAATGAGTGCCTTCATCTCGGAATTGCTCACCAATTTCACCAA GATCTATCCCATTTTGGATGCAGGCATAGGTTTCTCGTCAACGGCCGAGATGCTGAAGCACATGGAAACCCGTTCAATATCTTCGGCCTCCTTACTTAACGCCACATCTTGGAGTTTGGACGAGGCCATGCGAGCCCAAGGGATGGATCCATTGCTGATCCATGAGATTGCCACTGCGGCGGTGAGGGTGAATTATGGCCAATTGCCAAGTGATTTGCACTCTCTGGTGGGGGGCGTGGCTCTGGCAGGGGCTGAAGGCAATTTGTGGTCCATATCTGGGGGCAACAAACAAGTTCCTGCCCTTCTTTTGGAACGGTCCCAAGCCGAGTTCGTGTCAGCTAAG GTTGATTTGGTGAAATTAAATGCAGATGGATCATTCAAAGTCGAATATCGGAATAGAATGGATGACAATGTTCCCTACTTGTGGAAAGAAGGTGGGGTTGGTGAATCCGTGACAGAACTCGAGGCTGAAAATATGGATGGCACTTTTGATGTGGTAGTTCTGGCCACTCCTTTGACCAATGATAAGAAACAATTGGAGTTTCAAGGATTCCCAAGGGCGTTTGAATTCCCTGGCAG GTATCATCGTTGTGTGACCACTTTTGTGCATGGACGTTTACGTTCCAAATATTTCGATACTAACAACATCAACTTGGTCTCCCCGAGCAATTTCTATGTAAGTGGCGACTCCAAGATCAACTCTATATCATTGTTGGTGCCCGTGAATTATAGCTTCGGCATGAAAATCCCTGAAGTTTGGAAGATCTTCTCCCAGACCCCCTTAACTGATGACGACCTGAATGATATTTTTCGGACCCGAGAGGACATCAAAATAGTGGATTGGTTGGCTTATCCGGAATACACTGCTCATTACCAACCCGATCAGTTGGGGAATTTCACCCTTCATCCAGGCTTGTTTTACATCAATGCTATTGAATGGGCGGCTTCTGCCATGGAAATGTCCGCCTTGGGTGGGAAAAATGTGGCCAATCTGATCCTAAAGCAAATTTTAAAGAAGCCCAAGAAGCACGAGACACGTTATGATGAACTATGA